The Hymenobacter oligotrophus genome has a window encoding:
- a CDS encoding TlpA family protein disulfide reductase, with protein sequence MKQLILSLGLLLATCGVVAAQDAPLVKTAAPQRIRVDQNSVVTNAEGQRLPYQVWSTMVASGEFKLAGAPNYSPANPAFVVLPQTAEERAAQIARMPPPDESPFFKTGQAMAPFKVWDINGRKYDSKELLGKVVVLNFWFIGCPPCRREIPDLNRLVEQNAQRPDVVFLAVALDEKFAVQKFIKENPFAYAHIAGARALAQRYGVRAFPTNVVLDKEGKVVFHALSHPNIAGFMQKAIDNIK encoded by the coding sequence ATGAAGCAACTTATACTCTCGCTTGGCCTGCTGCTGGCTACTTGCGGCGTGGTAGCCGCGCAAGATGCCCCTTTAGTTAAAACAGCCGCGCCGCAGCGCATTCGGGTCGATCAGAACTCCGTCGTGACCAATGCCGAAGGCCAGCGCTTGCCCTACCAGGTGTGGAGCACAATGGTAGCATCGGGCGAGTTTAAGCTGGCGGGTGCGCCCAATTACTCGCCGGCCAACCCCGCATTTGTGGTGTTGCCCCAAACCGCCGAGGAGCGTGCCGCCCAAATAGCCCGCATGCCCCCGCCCGACGAAAGTCCGTTTTTTAAAACCGGCCAGGCCATGGCGCCCTTTAAGGTGTGGGACATTAACGGCCGGAAGTACGACAGCAAGGAGCTGTTGGGCAAGGTAGTGGTGCTCAACTTCTGGTTTATTGGTTGCCCGCCCTGCCGCCGCGAAATTCCCGACCTAAACCGCCTGGTGGAGCAAAATGCCCAACGCCCCGACGTGGTGTTTTTGGCCGTAGCTCTCGACGAGAAGTTTGCCGTTCAAAAGTTCATCAAGGAAAACCCGTTTGCCTACGCCCACATTGCCGGCGCCCGCGCCCTGGCGCAGCGCTACGGGGTGCGCGCCTTCCCAACCAACGTGGTGCTCGACAAAGAAGGCAAAGTGGTGTTTCATGCCCTGTCGCACCCCAACATTGCCGGTTTTATGCAAAAAGCCATCGACAACATAAAATAA